The Candidatus Binataceae bacterium genome has a window encoding:
- a CDS encoding ABC transporter ATP-binding protein has product MVEIRDLRKRFGALTALDGVSLTIRPGEITYVVGPNAAGKSTLLKCMVGLVHPDAGRIAIDGTVVNGGWRYRNRIGYVAQSPRFPEAASPRELITFLADLRGTSARNGSHLAELFGLGPAMNRPLRYLSGGTRQKISLVLAAMFDPEILVMDEPTVGLDPLASRRHKQWLCEERARGKTVIVASHLMAELEELADRLVFMLDGRIYFDGPPSQALEAGGERTLEAAIAKMMEEGAAACAAC; this is encoded by the coding sequence GTGGTCGAAATCCGCGACCTTCGAAAGCGCTTCGGCGCGCTGACCGCGCTCGACGGCGTCAGCCTTACCATTCGGCCGGGCGAGATCACCTACGTGGTCGGTCCCAACGCCGCCGGCAAGAGCACGCTGCTCAAGTGCATGGTGGGTCTCGTCCATCCCGACGCGGGCCGGATCGCAATCGACGGCACGGTGGTCAACGGCGGCTGGCGCTACCGCAACAGGATCGGTTACGTCGCGCAGAGCCCGCGCTTCCCCGAAGCGGCGTCTCCCCGCGAGCTGATCACGTTCCTTGCCGATCTGCGCGGGACCTCGGCCCGCAACGGCAGTCATCTGGCCGAGCTTTTCGGGTTGGGGCCGGCGATGAACCGGCCGCTGCGCTATCTCTCGGGCGGCACGCGCCAGAAGATAAGCCTCGTCCTTGCGGCGATGTTCGATCCGGAAATCCTGGTGATGGACGAGCCAACGGTCGGACTCGATCCGCTCGCCAGCCGCCGGCACAAGCAGTGGCTGTGCGAGGAGCGCGCGCGCGGCAAGACGGTGATCGTGGCCTCGCATCTGATGGCCGAGTTGGAGGAGCTTGCGGACCGTCTCGTCTTCATGCTCGACGGGCGGATCTATTTCGACGGCCCGCCGTCACAGGCGCTGGAGGCCGGCGGCGAGCGGACGCTGGAGGCCGCGATCGCGAAAATGATGGAGGAGGGCGCTGCCGCGTGCGCCGCATGCTGA
- a CDS encoding LLM class flavin-dependent oxidoreductase produces MHIMYFTERPYRELPEEEVIKNRSFFGVPNRFFDHEVGARLYNEYLDEAVYAEEMGFDGIMLNEHHGTPFCMGAVMNVEAAILARITRKVRIVLLGNPLPTLKNPLRMAEELAEIDLISRGRLVPGWVRGAGSEQIFNNANPAYNREYFNEAHDVVIAAWTRPGPFRWEGKHFTYRFINPWALPYQKPHPPIWIPGVISPETVVWCAQHRYPYIGLGTALQSTVELWNLYGDTAAQEGYLAGTENFGYLQQIFVAETEEKAQELGRAALFGGGAANFSRPEWTLPPGYNSKEATRRLARQATDYGFLGITSEKLREAGSDHDQHRDPHKADTRERLRRGEVSVEEAKRKIYANYQKAQDGLQIIIGTPKTVIPRLRLIMEVLHPGVFGLFQAQGPLTLEQRMTSIRLMGQEVLPAMREIAKELGIVDPFERKPGSRPYTAGTRRDPLVDLEALKRAPKRDESVRV; encoded by the coding sequence ATGCATATTATGTATTTCACCGAGCGCCCCTACCGCGAACTTCCCGAAGAAGAAGTAATCAAAAACCGCAGCTTCTTCGGCGTCCCCAACCGCTTCTTCGATCACGAAGTCGGCGCGCGCCTGTACAACGAATATCTCGACGAAGCCGTCTATGCCGAGGAGATGGGCTTCGACGGCATCATGCTCAACGAGCACCACGGCACGCCGTTCTGTATGGGCGCGGTGATGAACGTGGAGGCGGCAATCCTCGCGCGCATCACCAGGAAGGTGCGCATCGTGCTGCTCGGCAACCCGCTGCCGACGCTGAAGAACCCGCTCCGGATGGCCGAGGAGCTGGCCGAGATCGATCTGATCTCGCGCGGGCGGCTGGTGCCCGGATGGGTGCGCGGCGCGGGCAGCGAGCAGATCTTCAACAACGCCAACCCGGCCTACAACCGCGAGTATTTCAACGAGGCGCACGACGTCGTGATCGCCGCATGGACGCGGCCGGGACCGTTCCGGTGGGAGGGCAAACATTTCACCTACCGCTTCATCAATCCGTGGGCGCTGCCCTACCAGAAGCCGCATCCACCGATTTGGATTCCCGGCGTGATTAGCCCCGAGACCGTGGTCTGGTGCGCGCAGCATCGCTACCCGTACATCGGCCTGGGCACCGCGCTGCAATCGACGGTCGAGCTGTGGAACCTTTACGGCGACACCGCCGCGCAAGAGGGCTACCTCGCGGGCACCGAGAACTTCGGCTACCTCCAGCAGATCTTCGTCGCCGAAACCGAGGAGAAAGCGCAGGAGCTCGGCAGGGCTGCGCTCTTCGGCGGCGGCGCGGCAAACTTCTCGCGGCCTGAATGGACGTTGCCCCCAGGCTACAACTCTAAGGAGGCGACCCGCCGGCTCGCCCGTCAGGCCACCGACTACGGCTTCCTCGGCATCACCAGCGAGAAGCTCAGGGAGGCCGGCAGCGACCATGACCAGCACCGCGACCCGCACAAGGCCGACACGCGCGAGCGGCTGCGCCGCGGCGAGGTCAGCGTGGAAGAGGCCAAGCGCAAGATCTACGCGAATTACCAGAAGGCGCAGGACGGCCTGCAAATCATCATCGGCACGCCCAAGACGGTTATCCCCAGGCTGCGCCTGATCATGGAGGTGCTCCATCCGGGCGTCTTCGGGCTGTTCCAGGCGCAGGGGCCGCTCACGCTGGAGCAGCGCATGACCAGTATCCGGCTGATGGGCCAGGAGGTGCTGCCCGCGATGCGCGAGATCGCCAAGGAGCTCGGCATCGTGGATCCATTCGAGCGCAAGCCCGGCTCGCGGCCCTACACGGCAGGCACCAGGCGCGATCCGCTGGTCGATCTCGAAGCGCTCAAGCGCGCGCCCAAGCGCGACGAGTCGGTGCGCGTCTAG
- a CDS encoding RNA-binding protein translates to MPSKLYVGNLAYSVSNDDLHELFSQAGQVQSATVITDKFSGQSKGFGFVEMATSEEAANAIRQFNDSELKGRNIKVNEAKPRESSFGGGNRDRNSGGGAGRGRNRW, encoded by the coding sequence ATGCCCAGCAAATTATACGTAGGCAATCTGGCCTACTCGGTATCCAATGACGACCTCCACGAACTCTTCTCTCAAGCCGGCCAGGTTCAAAGCGCCACGGTGATTACCGACAAGTTCTCGGGGCAATCGAAGGGCTTCGGCTTTGTCGAGATGGCGACTTCGGAAGAAGCCGCCAATGCGATCCGCCAGTTCAACGATTCCGAACTAAAGGGCCGGAACATCAAGGTGAACGAGGCCAAACCGCGCGAATCGAGCTTCGGCGGAGGCAACCGCGACCGCAACAGCGGCGGCGGCGCGGGCCGAGGCCGAAACCGCTGGTAA
- a CDS encoding ABC transporter permease subunit: MLTVLRFNLRELARSRWVAAYAAFFAAVGWALLSFGESSDQAAASLLNLVVLVVPLASLATSVLQFYNSREYVELLLVQPISRRTAFAGQYLALSISLAGAFALGLLAPFLWCGGKGEALTLLLLLVAGLLLTLIFVALGFLVSVRTDNRLKALGGALALWLFFAVLYDGLLLIVIMAFPTQQLPALLLGLSVLNPLDLARLLVLLRLDIAALLGFTGALFKEFLGSARGLAAALAVLSAWATALILLGARAYTRRDF, translated from the coding sequence ATGCTGACAGTCCTGCGCTTCAACCTGCGCGAACTCGCGCGTAGTCGCTGGGTTGCCGCCTACGCGGCTTTCTTTGCCGCTGTCGGCTGGGCCCTGCTTTCTTTCGGTGAGAGCTCCGACCAGGCCGCGGCCAGCCTCTTGAACCTGGTCGTGCTGGTAGTCCCGCTGGCGAGTCTGGCGACCAGCGTGCTCCAGTTCTACAACTCGCGCGAATACGTGGAACTCCTGCTGGTCCAGCCGATCTCGCGGCGCACCGCGTTCGCTGGACAGTACCTGGCGCTTTCCATTTCGCTTGCAGGCGCTTTCGCGCTGGGCCTGCTGGCTCCATTTCTCTGGTGCGGGGGCAAGGGCGAGGCGCTAACGCTGCTGTTGTTGCTGGTCGCGGGGCTGTTGCTCACCTTGATTTTCGTCGCACTCGGCTTTCTGGTCTCGGTTCGCACTGACAACCGGCTGAAAGCCTTGGGAGGCGCGCTCGCGCTGTGGCTCTTCTTCGCCGTGCTCTACGACGGGCTGTTGCTGATCGTGATCATGGCTTTTCCCACGCAGCAGCTTCCGGCGCTGCTGCTCGGGCTTTCGGTGTTAAACCCGCTCGATCTGGCGCGCCTGCTCGTTCTGTTGCGGCTGGATATAGCCGCTCTGCTCGGATTTACCGGAGCGCTGTTCAAGGAATTCCTCGGCTCCGCGCGCGGCCTGGCGGCGGCCCTGGCCGTGCTGTCGGCGTGGGCGACCGCGCTCATCTTGCTCGGGGCCAGAGCCTATACGCGTCGCGACTTCTGA
- the nosZ gene encoding Sec-dependent nitrous-oxide reductase: protein MDESNNGRRRLVVAALIGAAAATLAFLLLPRLTIGAHDTPRALSSDAASRVYIPSGSYDEFYGFFSGGFSGQVEIYGIPSGRLMQIIPVFAQSPEDGYGFSEETRAMLMTSHGFIPWDDAHHPELSQTNGTTDGRWLFINANNTPRIARIDLRRFRTDEILEIPNVAGLHSAPFTTQNSEYLVAGTRFSIPIPQRDMSIADYKGNFKGTLNFIRVEPRSGSMSIAFQILMPGYDYDLAHCGKGPSHGWCFFSTYNTEEAHTLLEVNASQADKDFVTAVNWKRAEQCVAQGKAKQLPTDYFHNYMDSATHAARSEELRSVATLTPQACPDMVYYLPTPKSPHGVDVDPTGEYIVAGGKLSSTIPVHSFHRMMSAIQEKQFEGERYGIPVLKYQAVVAGEVPGACLGPLHNEFDGKGNVYTSCFISSEIIKWKLGTWQVVDRVPVYYAIGHLLVPGGDSAHPWGKYAIALNKMTKDRFLPTGPELGQSADLIDISGDKMRMLLEFPTVGEPHYAQAIPASVLMPHNVKYYSLKDNRNPYVTPSEDHAKVVRQGKVVHVYMTAIRSHFNPDNIEGIHVGDTVYFHVTNLEQDWDVPHGFAVFGAGNSDLLIMPGETRTLKWTPAKAGVYPFYCTDFCSALHQEMQGYVRVSPAGEQVALSWHGGGK, encoded by the coding sequence ATGGATGAGTCAAACAACGGACGGCGTCGCCTGGTCGTTGCAGCCCTGATCGGGGCTGCGGCCGCCACACTCGCGTTTCTCCTGCTGCCCCGCCTGACAATCGGAGCGCATGACACGCCGCGTGCGCTGTCAAGCGACGCGGCCTCGCGCGTCTATATACCGTCGGGCAGCTACGACGAGTTCTACGGCTTCTTCTCGGGCGGCTTCAGCGGCCAGGTCGAGATCTATGGAATTCCCTCGGGCCGCCTGATGCAGATCATACCGGTCTTCGCGCAGAGCCCAGAGGATGGCTACGGCTTCTCGGAAGAAACCAGGGCGATGCTGATGACCTCGCACGGCTTCATTCCGTGGGACGACGCCCATCATCCGGAGCTCTCGCAGACCAACGGGACCACCGACGGGCGCTGGCTCTTCATCAATGCCAACAATACGCCGCGCATCGCGCGCATCGACCTGCGCCGCTTTCGGACCGACGAGATCCTGGAAATCCCGAACGTCGCCGGCCTACATTCGGCGCCCTTCACGACGCAGAACAGCGAATACCTCGTGGCCGGAACCCGCTTCAGCATTCCGATTCCCCAGAGGGATATGTCGATTGCCGATTACAAGGGCAACTTCAAGGGCACGCTGAACTTCATCAGGGTCGAGCCCAGGTCAGGAAGCATGAGTATCGCGTTCCAGATCCTGATGCCGGGCTACGACTACGACCTGGCGCATTGCGGCAAGGGTCCGTCTCACGGCTGGTGCTTCTTCAGCACCTACAACACCGAGGAGGCGCATACACTGCTCGAAGTCAACGCATCACAGGCCGACAAGGACTTCGTCACCGCCGTGAACTGGAAACGCGCCGAACAATGCGTGGCGCAGGGCAAGGCCAAACAGCTGCCCACCGATTACTTTCACAACTACATGGATTCCGCGACACATGCTGCGCGGTCCGAAGAGCTCAGGAGCGTGGCCACGCTTACGCCGCAGGCCTGCCCCGACATGGTTTACTATCTCCCGACCCCGAAGTCGCCGCACGGCGTGGACGTCGATCCCACCGGTGAATATATCGTAGCGGGCGGCAAGCTCTCTTCCACGATTCCGGTTCACTCCTTTCACAGAATGATGAGCGCAATCCAGGAGAAGCAGTTCGAAGGCGAGCGCTACGGTATCCCGGTGCTGAAGTATCAGGCAGTGGTGGCCGGCGAGGTTCCGGGCGCCTGCCTCGGCCCTCTGCACAACGAATTCGACGGCAAGGGCAACGTTTATACCTCGTGTTTCATCAGCTCCGAGATCATCAAATGGAAGCTCGGCACCTGGCAGGTCGTTGATCGGGTGCCGGTGTACTACGCGATCGGCCATTTGCTGGTCCCGGGCGGCGACTCGGCGCATCCATGGGGCAAATACGCCATCGCGCTAAACAAGATGACCAAGGACCGCTTCCTGCCCACCGGCCCCGAACTGGGTCAGTCGGCCGACCTGATCGATATCTCAGGTGACAAAATGCGGATGCTGCTCGAATTCCCGACCGTGGGCGAGCCGCATTACGCGCAGGCAATTCCGGCCAGCGTTCTGATGCCGCACAACGTCAAGTATTATTCGCTCAAGGACAACCGCAATCCCTACGTAACTCCGAGCGAGGATCACGCGAAAGTAGTGCGCCAGGGCAAAGTCGTCCATGTGTACATGACCGCTATCCGCAGCCACTTCAATCCCGACAACATCGAGGGCATCCACGTCGGCGACACGGTTTACTTCCACGTCACCAATCTGGAGCAAGACTGGGACGTCCCGCACGGCTTCGCGGTGTTCGGCGCGGGCAACTCGGATCTCCTGATCATGCCGGGCGAGACGCGGACGCTTAAATGGACGCCGGCCAAGGCGGGTGTCTATCCCTTCTACTGCACCGACTTCTGCTCAGCGCTTCACCAGGAGATGCAGGGCTACGTGCGGGTGTCGCCGGCCGGCGAACAGGTCGCGCTGTCGTGGCACGGGGGCGGCAAATGA
- a CDS encoding nitrous oxide reductase family maturation protein NosD: MNLRERTGRRRLQLVRPLRSLGLTLGAILLAATAARAAAASMEILVCPTCHTSSLKEAVREARAGSKIVVRGGYYREGNIVVDKSLRIVGEQWPVLDGGGEAEVLTVIASDVEVSGLVIENSAIRFSEDPAGIKVRNAQRCTIRDNRLLNDFFAIYLAGASDCVVSGNQVRGRAGSETISGNAIHLWNCRRILVKDNRVSGHRDGLYFEFLRDSTIVGNLSERNVRYGMHTMYSSDNNYSANTLRDNKAGEVLMYSKRLVVRANRIEHNWGPACDGALLKDLDQSRIEGNLFVRNSVGLYAENSNHNTIANNQFLNNGVAVRVLADSDDNLFTANAFEANTFDVASNSVAASNSTFRRNYWSAYRGYDFNGDGLGDAPYHPVALFTVLAQNYPAAMVLLRSPFAELLDLAERAIPALTPKALVDAQPLMEKPAWSKSATFESASAR; this comes from the coding sequence ATGAACCTGCGGGAGCGCACCGGGCGCCGCCGGCTGCAATTGGTGCGGCCGTTGCGCTCACTTGGACTTACGCTGGGCGCGATCCTGCTCGCGGCGACGGCGGCTCGCGCGGCTGCGGCGTCAATGGAAATACTGGTGTGTCCGACCTGCCACACGTCGAGTCTGAAGGAGGCGGTGCGCGAGGCTCGGGCCGGCTCGAAGATCGTGGTGCGCGGCGGCTACTATCGCGAGGGCAACATAGTAGTGGACAAGTCGCTGCGGATAGTCGGCGAGCAATGGCCGGTGCTCGACGGCGGCGGCGAGGCCGAGGTTTTGACCGTGATCGCCAGCGACGTCGAGGTAAGCGGCCTCGTGATCGAGAATTCAGCGATCCGCTTCAGCGAGGACCCGGCGGGCATCAAGGTCAGGAACGCGCAGCGCTGCACGATTCGGGATAACCGGTTGCTCAACGATTTCTTCGCCATTTATCTCGCCGGCGCCTCGGATTGCGTGGTGAGCGGCAACCAGGTTCGCGGCCGTGCCGGGTCGGAGACGATTTCCGGCAACGCGATCCATCTGTGGAACTGCCGGCGCATTCTGGTCAAGGACAATCGCGTCAGCGGCCATCGCGACGGTCTGTACTTCGAGTTTCTGCGCGACAGCACCATCGTCGGCAACCTGAGCGAGCGCAATGTCCGCTACGGGATGCATACGATGTACTCGTCGGACAACAACTACAGCGCCAACACGCTGCGCGACAACAAGGCGGGCGAAGTGCTGATGTACTCGAAGCGGCTGGTGGTGCGCGCCAACCGCATCGAGCACAACTGGGGGCCCGCCTGCGACGGCGCGCTGCTCAAGGACCTCGACCAGAGCCGGATCGAAGGCAATCTGTTTGTGCGCAACTCGGTCGGCCTGTACGCGGAAAACTCCAATCACAACACGATCGCCAATAATCAATTCCTCAATAACGGGGTCGCCGTGCGCGTGCTCGCTGATTCGGACGACAACCTGTTTACGGCAAACGCCTTCGAGGCCAACACCTTCGACGTCGCGAGCAACAGCGTCGCGGCTTCGAACAGCACCTTTCGCCGCAACTACTGGAGCGCCTACCGCGGCTACGACTTCAATGGCGATGGTCTGGGCGACGCGCCCTACCATCCGGTCGCCCTGTTCACAGTGCTCGCGCAGAATTACCCGGCAGCCATGGTGCTTCTGCGCAGTCCGTTTGCCGAACTGCTCGACCTGGCCGAGCGCGCGATACCGGCGCTCACGCCGAAGGCCCTGGTTGACGCCCAGCCGCTGATGGAGAAGCCCGCGTGGTCGAAATCCGCGACCTTCGAAAGCGCTTCGGCGCGCTGA
- a CDS encoding RNA-binding protein, which produces MPKVYVGNLASSVTSRDLLEHFARAGEVLGALAVTDKASGLCRGFGFVEMAELADAALAFSLLNNTRLNGQQIKIEAAPSLKNGKARNRAVQS; this is translated from the coding sequence ATGCCCAAGGTGTACGTCGGCAATCTGGCCAGTTCAGTTACCAGTAGAGACCTTCTGGAGCATTTCGCGCGCGCGGGAGAGGTCCTGGGAGCGCTGGCAGTTACGGATAAGGCGTCCGGACTCTGTCGCGGGTTTGGCTTCGTGGAGATGGCGGAGCTTGCAGACGCTGCGCTCGCTTTCAGCTTGTTGAACAACACCCGGCTCAACGGCCAACAGATAAAGATCGAAGCCGCGCCGTCGCTAAAAAATGGCAAGGCCCGCAATCGGGCGGTGCAATCCTAG
- a CDS encoding alpha/beta hydrolase: protein MAEEWAEEITHVAGTDLAMIRGGRGKPLLVLHEELGHPGWLNWHSTLAKERTLLIPIQPGFGKSPRIEAIRNVHEVGLFYSWMLREMELAPIDVVGFSLGGWIAAEMASANPRQFRRMVLVAPMGIKPPEGEIFDIFAVTQRTPLNLSVYDHEMTPEFNKLYGGERTPEQFEAFEDARTETARIAWEPILHNPSLPYFLGGVSGLPTHIVWGREDALVPVSAAEAYRKALSNTETRVTIFDHCSHRPEIEKSAEFIKLLKEFLA, encoded by the coding sequence ATGGCAGAAGAGTGGGCCGAGGAAATCACCCACGTCGCGGGGACTGACCTCGCAATGATCAGGGGCGGACGCGGCAAGCCGCTGCTCGTCCTGCACGAGGAGCTGGGGCATCCGGGATGGCTCAACTGGCACTCGACGCTGGCCAAGGAGCGCACCCTGCTGATCCCGATCCAGCCCGGCTTCGGCAAATCGCCGCGGATCGAGGCGATCCGCAATGTCCACGAAGTCGGCCTGTTCTACTCCTGGATGCTGCGCGAGATGGAACTCGCGCCGATTGACGTCGTCGGTTTCTCGCTCGGCGGATGGATCGCGGCTGAGATGGCGAGCGCCAACCCGCGTCAGTTCCGCCGGATGGTGCTGGTCGCGCCGATGGGGATCAAGCCGCCCGAGGGCGAAATCTTCGACATTTTCGCCGTCACCCAACGCACGCCGCTTAACCTCAGCGTGTACGATCATGAGATGACGCCCGAGTTCAACAAGCTCTACGGCGGCGAGCGCACGCCCGAGCAGTTCGAGGCCTTCGAAGACGCGCGCACCGAGACCGCGCGCATCGCCTGGGAACCGATCCTGCACAACCCCAGCCTGCCCTACTTCCTCGGCGGCGTAAGCGGCCTGCCCACCCACATCGTATGGGGACGCGAGGACGCGCTCGTGCCGGTGAGCGCGGCGGAGGCCTATCGCAAGGCGCTCAGCAACACTGAGACCCGCGTGACGATCTTCGACCATTGCAGCCATCGGCCCGAGATCGAAAAGTCCGCTGAGTTCATCAAGCTGCTCAAGGAATTCCTGGCCTGA
- a CDS encoding nuclear transport factor 2 family protein, whose amino-acid sequence MDIAELARRITILEDTEAIKQLKARYCAVCDDDHNPDKITTLFAEDGIWEGVDGIGRHQGHAAIRRLFEGFRERISFSQHNVMNPIIEVNGDRAHGSWYFMGPFTFRKGNRALWLAARYEDDYVKLNGEWKFKHLRAIGRMAAPYEKGWAQP is encoded by the coding sequence ATGGACATCGCCGAACTCGCCAGGCGCATCACGATTCTCGAGGATACCGAGGCGATCAAGCAGCTCAAGGCGCGCTACTGCGCCGTGTGCGACGACGATCACAATCCGGACAAGATCACGACGCTGTTCGCCGAGGACGGGATCTGGGAGGGCGTTGATGGAATCGGGCGCCATCAGGGGCATGCCGCGATCCGCAGGTTGTTCGAAGGTTTCCGCGAGCGGATCAGCTTCTCGCAGCACAACGTGATGAATCCGATAATTGAAGTGAACGGCGATCGTGCGCACGGCTCGTGGTACTTCATGGGGCCCTTCACTTTCCGCAAGGGCAACCGGGCGCTGTGGCTGGCCGCACGCTACGAGGACGACTACGTCAAGCTCAACGGTGAATGGAAGTTCAAGCATCTGCGCGCGATCGGACGGATGGCGGCGCCGTACGAAAAGGGCTGGGCGCAGCCGTAG
- a CDS encoding plastocyanin/azurin family copper-binding protein produces the protein MQHKHIFKRPVVRAWTRAIAASVLVMVVGLAGLSASGAGADAKVVVKMTDAPAAFVPAKVTVKAGEEVEWINTGQAIHSITLAPPVPAGAESFDSGFLMPGGKFEHKFTVPGTYHYMCIPHANSGMTGEVVVTK, from the coding sequence ATGCAACATAAACATATCTTCAAACGGCCAGTCGTTCGTGCCTGGACCCGCGCGATTGCGGCGAGCGTCTTGGTGATGGTCGTCGGGCTCGCGGGCCTTTCGGCTTCGGGCGCGGGCGCAGACGCGAAGGTCGTCGTCAAAATGACCGACGCGCCTGCCGCCTTTGTCCCCGCCAAGGTCACCGTGAAGGCCGGCGAGGAAGTCGAATGGATCAACACCGGACAGGCGATCCATTCGATAACCCTTGCGCCGCCGGTGCCGGCCGGCGCGGAGAGCTTCGACTCGGGCTTCCTGATGCCGGGAGGGAAGTTCGAGCACAAGTTCACGGTGCCGGGAACCTACCATTATATGTGCATCCCGCATGCAAATTCGGGGATGACCGGCGAAGTGGTGGTTACGAAGTAG